From the genome of Methylocystis bryophila, one region includes:
- a CDS encoding ketopantoate reductase family protein, which produces MRILILGAGAVGGYFGGRLAEAGADATFFVRPARARLLASRGLRIDSPAGSLVRDVKSISDPGALAPFDLVLLTCKAYDLDASLNDIAHAVGPCTTILPLLNGLAHMEKIAARFPQARLWGGVARISAALDDDGAIRHADSFARIDFGARDGRADALADQLAELYAKTPVIAAHNPNILREMWDKLVFLATLAGMNTLMRALIADIMATPAGERLINQMLSECASVARAEGFDFDEARVAQHGDSLTKRAANMKSSMLHDIEHGAPTEGEHILGDLHARARQHGVSAPLLEIALTHVRAYEVRRARR; this is translated from the coding sequence ATGCGCATTCTGATCCTCGGCGCTGGAGCCGTCGGCGGCTATTTTGGCGGGCGCCTTGCCGAGGCCGGCGCCGACGCGACCTTCTTCGTCCGCCCGGCCCGTGCGCGCCTGCTTGCATCGCGCGGCCTCCGCATCGACAGTCCCGCCGGAAGTCTTGTCAGGGACGTCAAGAGCATCTCGGACCCCGGCGCGCTGGCGCCCTTCGACCTCGTTCTCTTGACCTGCAAAGCCTACGACCTCGACGCCAGCCTGAACGATATCGCTCACGCCGTCGGACCGTGCACGACGATCCTGCCGCTGCTCAATGGCCTCGCGCATATGGAAAAGATCGCGGCGCGCTTCCCGCAGGCGAGGCTTTGGGGCGGCGTCGCCCGCATCAGCGCGGCGCTCGACGACGACGGAGCGATCCGTCACGCAGACAGTTTCGCCCGCATCGACTTCGGCGCGCGCGACGGACGCGCCGACGCGCTCGCTGACCAACTCGCGGAGCTCTATGCGAAGACGCCGGTGATCGCGGCCCACAATCCGAATATCCTGCGCGAAATGTGGGACAAGCTCGTGTTTCTCGCGACCCTCGCCGGCATGAACACGCTCATGCGGGCGCTGATCGCCGATATCATGGCGACGCCCGCGGGCGAGCGACTGATCAATCAGATGCTTTCCGAATGCGCGAGCGTCGCGCGCGCGGAAGGATTCGATTTTGACGAAGCCCGCGTCGCGCAGCACGGCGACAGCCTGACGAAACGCGCGGCCAATATGAAATCGTCGATGCTTCATGACATCGAGCATGGCGCCCCGACGGAAGGCGAGCATATACTGGGCGACCTTCACGCGCGCGCGCGCCAGCACGGCGTGAGCGCGCCGCTTCTCGAGATCGCGCTGACGCATGTGCGGGCCTATGAGGTCCGGCGCGCGAGGCGCTGA
- a CDS encoding IS5 family transposase: MRPKERRDSGQRDLFRARLDQIVDMAHPLVKLLRTIDWGFLERRFGAVYADVPGRPPLPTRLMAGLAILKHMHDLSDEALCDRWLENPYFQLFCGEEFFQHKLPFDRSSLTRWRQRMGEEKLAALVQESLSVATRTGAAKPSDFAKVIVDTTVQEKAVAFPTDARLMHRARERLVRLAKKHGVALRQSYERIGKHALIAYQRYAHAKQFKRAGKALRKIRTYLGRVERDVARRIKDNEALRDVFRRPLYLAERVREQRQKQRGRKVYSLHAPEVECIGKGKAHRPYEFGVKVSVATTLFRSKGGQFVAHVQALPGNPYDGHTLAQVIPDMEKQIGASISRIVADRGYRGHNAPAEHKFSVFIAGQRRRVTGAIKRELRRRSAVEPVIGHLKSDHRMGRNFLAHSAGDAANAVLAAAGYNFRRLLAWLALFCTIILATLARLGSAQNRPLAA; the protein is encoded by the coding sequence ATGCGTCCGAAGGAGCGGCGTGACAGTGGGCAGCGGGATCTGTTTCGGGCGCGTCTCGATCAGATCGTCGACATGGCTCACCCGCTGGTCAAACTCCTGCGCACGATCGACTGGGGCTTTCTGGAGCGGCGCTTCGGCGCCGTCTACGCCGACGTTCCCGGTCGGCCGCCGCTGCCCACAAGGCTCATGGCCGGCCTCGCCATCCTCAAGCACATGCACGATCTCTCCGACGAGGCGCTGTGCGATCGCTGGCTGGAAAACCCCTATTTCCAGCTCTTCTGCGGCGAGGAGTTCTTCCAGCACAAGCTGCCCTTCGACCGCTCCTCCTTGACGCGCTGGCGCCAGCGCATGGGCGAGGAGAAGCTCGCGGCGCTGGTTCAAGAGAGCCTTTCCGTCGCGACCAGGACCGGGGCGGCGAAGCCCTCTGACTTCGCCAAGGTCATCGTCGACACCACCGTGCAGGAGAAGGCCGTCGCCTTCCCGACCGACGCCAGGCTGATGCATCGCGCGCGGGAGCGACTGGTGCGTCTCGCCAAGAAGCACGGCGTGGCTCTGCGTCAATCCTACGAGCGGATCGGCAAGCACGCGCTCATCGCCTATCAGCGCTACGCCCACGCCAAGCAGTTCAAGCGCGCGGGCAAGGCGCTGCGCAAGATCAGGACCTATCTCGGCCGCGTCGAGCGCGACGTCGCGAGGCGCATCAAGGACAATGAGGCGCTGCGTGATGTTTTCCGTCGGCCGCTCTATCTCGCCGAGCGCGTGCGCGAGCAGCGCCAGAAACAGCGTGGCCGCAAGGTCTACAGCCTGCACGCGCCCGAGGTCGAATGCATCGGCAAGGGCAAGGCGCATCGCCCCTATGAGTTCGGCGTCAAGGTGTCGGTGGCGACGACGCTCTTTCGCTCGAAGGGTGGGCAGTTCGTCGCGCATGTGCAAGCGCTGCCCGGCAATCCCTACGACGGCCATACGCTGGCGCAGGTCATTCCCGACATGGAGAAGCAGATCGGCGCCTCGATCTCACGCATCGTCGCCGACCGCGGCTATCGCGGACACAACGCCCCCGCGGAGCACAAGTTCAGCGTGTTCATCGCCGGCCAGCGGCGGCGCGTGACCGGGGCGATCAAACGCGAGCTCAGGCGACGCTCGGCCGTCGAGCCGGTCATCGGCCATCTGAAAAGCGACCACCGCATGGGCCGCAACTTCCTCGCCCACAGCGCTGGCGACGCCGCCAACGCCGTGCTCGCCGCCGCCGGCTACAACTTCAGGCGCCTGCTGGCCTGGCTGGCGCTTTTTTGCACCATCATCCTAGCCACCCTCGCCCGATTAGGTTCAGCTCAGAATCGCCCACTCGCCGCCTGA
- a CDS encoding MFS transporter: MKLIQLSTVFGALFLVGSAEVVAGPMMTFMGPDFGVASNAIAYLPAAYGLAYGAIALIAGPLSDRLGRKRPLQAGLLGFSALCALMPKASCLWMGVALAGLTGVCAAIIQPNCLALVGDRASSEKIDRYLGRVFVGLMLAFVLTPSIAGWLAGHTSWKHAYYLLAALAALAFFVVSIVFDSSFARPTTKTPSLASTHLGALSTGGVLARLLASYFWLGWMAGFGAIVADIAASKSSLAPDDAGLLAGFFGLVVIAGNLAGPYLRRAVDDIALPSAAFAGSIGVIAFSIPTSSVYQLALAGMPWAFGYGCGGPLHHARLSGLSAIYRGTINSYHASLLNLGIFSVSFLFGSLVPVTSLTFFCLAVGVVSLIGAVLLALVSRP, encoded by the coding sequence ATGAAATTGATCCAACTTTCCACCGTGTTCGGCGCGCTCTTTCTCGTGGGGTCCGCGGAGGTTGTCGCGGGTCCGATGATGACCTTTATGGGACCTGATTTTGGCGTCGCATCGAATGCTATCGCCTATCTGCCCGCGGCCTATGGGTTGGCCTATGGGGCAATTGCATTAATCGCGGGGCCGCTTTCGGATCGTCTGGGACGTAAGCGGCCACTGCAAGCCGGCTTGCTCGGATTCTCGGCGCTTTGCGCGCTCATGCCGAAGGCGTCTTGCCTCTGGATGGGCGTCGCCTTGGCGGGGCTCACGGGCGTGTGCGCTGCGATCATCCAGCCCAATTGCTTAGCGCTTGTGGGAGACAGAGCCTCGTCGGAGAAAATCGATCGCTATCTCGGGCGAGTCTTTGTGGGATTGATGCTCGCATTCGTCCTGACGCCCTCGATCGCAGGTTGGCTCGCCGGCCATACGAGCTGGAAGCACGCCTATTACCTCCTTGCAGCATTGGCGGCGCTTGCATTTTTTGTCGTGTCGATCGTCTTTGACTCCTCGTTTGCACGTCCCACGACGAAAACACCCTCATTGGCGTCAACGCACCTGGGCGCCTTGTCTACCGGGGGAGTCTTGGCGCGTCTGTTGGCCAGCTACTTCTGGTTGGGCTGGATGGCGGGTTTCGGGGCGATCGTCGCTGACATTGCGGCAAGCAAATCATCGCTTGCGCCCGACGATGCGGGACTGCTGGCAGGCTTTTTCGGACTTGTCGTGATCGCCGGCAACCTTGCCGGTCCCTATTTGCGAAGAGCTGTCGACGATATAGCCTTGCCTTCGGCCGCCTTCGCGGGATCAATTGGGGTGATCGCGTTTTCGATTCCAACGAGCTCTGTTTATCAGCTCGCGCTCGCCGGCATGCCCTGGGCATTCGGCTACGGATGCGGAGGCCCGCTGCATCATGCCCGACTGAGCGGGCTATCGGCGATATATCGAGGGACGATTAATTCCTACCATGCAAGTTTGCTGAACCTTGGCATATTCTCCGTATCGTTTCTCTTCGGCAGCTTAGTTCCCGTAACGTCTCTGACGTTCTTCTGCCTTGCGGTTGGCGTCGTCTCTTTGATCGGCGCCGTCCTACTCGCTCTCGTGAGTCGCCCGTGA
- a CDS encoding DUF2267 domain-containing protein gives MPMPMEYQYASEEFERFLRDAIDASGLTTRNQVYTMTQGVLRVFRRRLDVGDALRFANVLPPVLRAIFVADWDLNEPARPFERRELMTAEVKSLRGDHNFSPDTAIRDVATALRKNVNEAELDRVLAMLPNEAVEFWRV, from the coding sequence ATGCCGATGCCGATGGAGTATCAATACGCTTCGGAAGAATTCGAGCGGTTCCTTCGCGACGCGATCGATGCGTCAGGACTGACAACTCGAAATCAAGTCTACACGATGACGCAAGGCGTTCTTCGAGTCTTCCGCCGTCGGCTCGATGTCGGCGATGCGCTGAGATTCGCGAATGTCCTGCCGCCCGTCCTGCGAGCGATCTTCGTTGCCGACTGGGATCTTAACGAGCCGGCGCGTCCGTTCGAAAGGCGCGAGCTGATGACCGCAGAAGTCAAATCGCTTCGCGGCGATCACAATTTTTCACCCGATACGGCGATCAGGGATGTCGCGACGGCGCTGCGCAAGAATGTGAATGAAGCGGAACTCGACCGCGTTCTCGCCATGCTCCCCAATGAAGCCGTCGAGTTTTGGCGCGTCTGA
- the accC gene encoding acetyl-CoA carboxylase biotin carboxylase subunit has translation MIEKILIANRGEIALRILRAAKELGIATVAVHSTADADAMHVKLADESVCIGPPPARESYLNIPALLSACEITGADAVHPGYGFLSENARFAEIVEEHGITFIGPRAEHIRVMGDKIEAKATARRLGIPCVPGSEGAIGRDANELRREAERIGYPVLVKASAGGGGRGMKVAHDAKELIQSVAAARTEAKAAFGDDTVYLEKYLQKPRHIEIQVFGDGKGEAVHLGERDCSLQRRHQKVWEESPSPALNDAQRAEIGEICARAMQELRYAGAGTVEFLYENGAFYFIEMNTRLQVEHPVTEAVTGVDIVAEQIRVAAGSPMSLKQQDVSFFGHAIECRVNAEHHATFRPSPGRIAYYHPPGGVGVRVDSAVYQGYTIPSSYDSLIGKLIVHGRNRTEALMRLRRSLDEFIVDGIDTTLPLFRTLVRNTDVQNGVYDIHWLEHFLATGGIEPSF, from the coding sequence ATGATCGAAAAGATATTGATCGCCAATCGCGGCGAAATCGCCTTGCGCATCTTGCGCGCGGCGAAAGAGCTCGGCATCGCCACGGTCGCCGTCCATTCGACCGCCGACGCCGACGCCATGCATGTGAAGCTCGCGGACGAATCCGTTTGCATCGGGCCGCCGCCCGCGCGCGAATCTTACCTCAACATCCCGGCGCTGCTTTCGGCCTGCGAGATCACCGGCGCCGACGCCGTGCATCCGGGTTACGGCTTCCTCTCCGAGAATGCGCGTTTCGCGGAAATCGTCGAAGAGCATGGCATCACCTTCATCGGGCCCAGGGCCGAGCACATCCGTGTGATGGGCGACAAGATCGAGGCGAAGGCCACAGCAAGGCGCCTCGGCATTCCCTGCGTGCCGGGCTCTGAGGGCGCAATCGGCAGGGACGCCAATGAGTTGCGTCGGGAAGCCGAGCGGATCGGCTATCCGGTGCTGGTTAAGGCCTCGGCGGGCGGGGGCGGACGCGGCATGAAGGTCGCGCATGACGCCAAGGAGCTCATCCAGTCGGTCGCCGCCGCGCGCACGGAAGCCAAAGCCGCCTTCGGAGACGACACGGTCTACCTCGAGAAATATTTGCAGAAGCCTCGCCACATCGAGATTCAAGTGTTTGGCGACGGCAAGGGCGAGGCTGTCCATCTCGGCGAACGCGATTGCTCGCTGCAGCGCCGGCACCAGAAAGTCTGGGAGGAAAGCCCGTCGCCCGCCCTAAACGACGCTCAGCGCGCCGAGATCGGCGAGATCTGCGCGCGCGCCATGCAGGAGCTGCGCTACGCGGGGGCGGGAACGGTCGAGTTTCTATATGAGAATGGCGCCTTCTACTTCATTGAGATGAACACGCGCCTCCAGGTCGAGCATCCGGTCACTGAAGCCGTCACCGGCGTCGATATCGTCGCCGAGCAGATCCGCGTCGCTGCGGGCTCACCTATGTCCTTAAAGCAGCAAGACGTGTCCTTCTTCGGCCACGCGATCGAGTGCCGCGTGAACGCGGAGCATCACGCGACTTTCCGCCCCTCGCCGGGCCGCATCGCCTATTATCATCCGCCAGGCGGCGTCGGTGTGCGCGTCGATTCGGCCGTGTATCAAGGCTATACGATTCCGTCGAGCTATGACTCGCTTATCGGCAAGCTCATCGTGCACGGCCGCAACCGCACCGAAGCGCTGATGCGCCTGCGCCGCTCGCTCGACGAATTCATCGTCGACGGCATCGACACGACGCTGCCGCTCTTCCGCACGCTCGTGCGCAACACGGACGTGCAAAACGGCGTCTACGACATCCATTGGCTCGAGCACTTCCTCGCGACCGGCGGAATCGAGCCGAGCTTTTGA
- the accB gene encoding acetyl-CoA carboxylase biotin carboxyl carrier protein, with translation MARSTRTPARGAVKASDAAPKDESLLRLVAQLLAEHDLSEFEIERGGLRIRAARSLAAVAAPIAPTILATPFPAGGAAALAPQAPAREAAAEEQRRLVESPGAVKSPMVGTAYLRPNPEANAFVEVGSRVSVGDKLLLIEAMKTFNEIVAHKAGVVSAMLVEDGQPVEYGQPLLVIE, from the coding sequence ATGGCGCGATCAACCCGCACCCCCGCAAGAGGCGCCGTCAAAGCGTCGGACGCCGCTCCCAAAGACGAGTCCCTGCTGCGTCTCGTCGCTCAGCTTCTCGCGGAGCATGACCTGAGCGAGTTCGAAATCGAGCGTGGCGGATTGCGCATACGCGCCGCGCGCTCGCTTGCCGCAGTCGCCGCGCCGATCGCGCCGACGATCCTGGCGACGCCCTTTCCGGCGGGGGGGGCGGCCGCTCTCGCTCCGCAGGCGCCCGCACGGGAGGCGGCGGCGGAAGAGCAGCGACGCCTTGTCGAAAGTCCCGGCGCCGTCAAATCGCCCATGGTCGGAACTGCCTATCTGCGGCCGAATCCGGAAGCCAACGCCTTCGTCGAGGTGGGATCCCGTGTGTCGGTCGGCGACAAGCTGCTGCTGATCGAGGCGATGAAAACCTTCAACGAGATCGTGGCCCACAAGGCCGGCGTCGTGAGCGCCATGCTGGTCGAGGACGGCCAGCCCGTCGAATACGGCCAGCCCCTGCTCGTCATCGAATAG
- the aroQ gene encoding type II 3-dehydroquinate dehydratase encodes MLAVHVLNGPNLNLLGAREPEIYGSETLEDIRSALMARCESEGLALVFKQSNCEGDLVTWVQEAAAASAPIILNAGALTHSSIALHDAIKGARAEVVEVHLSNPQAREEFRHRSYVALVARGTISGFGATSYLLALEALIAGAKRKS; translated from the coding sequence ATGCTAGCCGTACACGTTCTCAACGGCCCTAATCTCAATCTGCTCGGCGCGCGCGAACCCGAAATCTACGGGAGCGAGACTCTCGAGGACATTCGCAGCGCGCTCATGGCCCGATGCGAGAGCGAAGGGCTCGCGCTCGTCTTCAAGCAATCGAATTGCGAGGGCGACCTCGTGACCTGGGTTCAGGAAGCCGCCGCGGCGAGCGCGCCGATCATTCTGAACGCGGGCGCCCTGACTCACAGCTCCATCGCGCTTCACGACGCGATCAAGGGCGCCCGAGCCGAGGTCGTTGAGGTCCATCTTTCCAATCCGCAGGCGCGCGAAGAGTTTCGCCATCGCTCTTACGTCGCCTTGGTGGCGCGTGGAACGATTTCGGGATTCGGCGCCACTTCCTACTTGCTGGCGCTCGAGGCGCTCATAGCCGGCGCCAAAAGAAAGAGCTAA
- a CDS encoding DsbA family protein translates to MLSKWLGGLALAAAVMLYAPALGAGELTNEQKDQLGKFIHDYVVSHPEIIKEAAEELDRRDKAAEAADREKTMAGEAAKLFRSPNQAVVGNPDGDVTLVEFFDYNCGYCKQSLATVAKLVESDSKLRVVLKDFAILGPDSVETAEVATAVRQQLKGQKFWEFHKKLLGTRGHIGKAQAMAAAKELGADMDQLEKDIKSPATHAALAEVEGLAEKLHFSGTPSWVIGQDAYVGGLSLPDLKAKIDSVRKCGKAAC, encoded by the coding sequence ATGCTATCGAAATGGTTGGGCGGGCTCGCCCTCGCCGCAGCGGTCATGCTCTATGCCCCGGCTCTCGGCGCCGGCGAGCTGACGAATGAGCAGAAGGACCAGCTCGGCAAATTCATCCATGACTATGTCGTCAGCCATCCCGAGATCATCAAGGAAGCCGCCGAGGAGCTGGACCGGCGAGACAAAGCGGCGGAAGCCGCCGACCGTGAGAAGACCATGGCCGGCGAAGCGGCGAAGCTCTTCCGCTCGCCCAATCAGGCCGTGGTCGGAAATCCGGACGGGGATGTGACGCTCGTTGAATTCTTCGACTATAATTGCGGCTACTGCAAGCAATCGCTGGCTACTGTGGCGAAGCTCGTCGAGAGCGATTCCAAGCTGCGCGTGGTGCTGAAGGATTTTGCTATTCTTGGGCCCGACTCCGTCGAGACGGCGGAGGTCGCGACTGCGGTCCGCCAGCAGCTCAAGGGGCAAAAATTTTGGGAGTTCCACAAGAAGCTGCTCGGCACGCGCGGGCACATCGGGAAGGCGCAGGCCATGGCCGCCGCCAAGGAGCTCGGGGCGGACATGGATCAACTCGAGAAGGACATCAAGAGCCCGGCGACGCACGCCGCCCTCGCCGAGGTCGAGGGGCTCGCCGAGAAGCTGCATTTTAGCGGGACTCCCTCCTGGGTCATCGGACAGGACGCCTATGTCGGCGGACTGAGCCTTCCCGACTTGAAGGCCAAGATCGACAGCGTCCGGAAATGCGGCAAGGCCGCCTGCTGA
- a CDS encoding LPS-assembly protein LptD, translated as MSFLLLGSSLFVPAAAWGEKAASPEPRMVVEARELVYDQTKNTVSARGNVQIYYKGRLLEADRVTYDRDTGRIRAEGHARLTEADGAVERAESFDLTDDFKNGFIQSLQADTADNTHFGAPYAERRGDASSQETIFDHGTYTACDACKDDPSKPRLWQIHAKRIIHDGVEKMIYYEDATLEFLDFPVAYMPYWSSPDPTVKRKSGLLMPTETYGSYVGYGFGVPIYWAISPNADLTVTPTYFTKQGPLLKGEYRQRFETGSFSILAEGTKPNDRGAFPSPPYGASNLKYRGAVESRGEFYPNDYWKFGWDVTALSDRYFLQDYRQWNPLYGNLFFKERSSTVYLTGQGDRSWFDMRAYYFQGLSPNDLQAQLPTAHPITDYNRAFDVDPYKTMGIGGQVTLDANFTSTSAQIADYESIQPRTLDKFNGLYTVCSIYSPTPNRANSTCLLRGIGGNYESGTVEASWKRRAIDPVGGVWTPFAFARFSGSYLNYNTTDTAPVYNATLQPIPNAAQGLFVNGADNSFNGQVTPGAGVEWRYPLIARSAAGALVLEPIAQVIARPNQSSIPSLVNMDAQSLVFDDTNLFEWSKFSGYNRFETGTRANYGGQGTFTLNNGGYVNALIGQSAQLAGQNSYATADAANVGLSSGLDHRVSDIVGRLVVSPISPITFTAKALFDPATFAARRVDGFASIKLDPMSFDVHYANYEAQPLIGFDKRRQGLAFNAKYNLTKNYFVSGTVTFDMSRYLYNGLTLYPTLYTTYTGINLQGTAPVFSVAALGFGGGYQDECTTFLVNYTSNYTTQTNTGLPARNQTVMVSLQLRTLGAINFNQSLGTFTMNDGVRSQP; from the coding sequence TTGTCCTTCCTTCTTCTCGGCTCGTCGCTCTTTGTCCCGGCGGCGGCCTGGGGCGAGAAAGCCGCCTCTCCCGAGCCGCGCATGGTCGTCGAGGCCCGCGAGCTCGTCTATGATCAGACCAAGAACACCGTCTCCGCCCGTGGGAACGTGCAGATTTATTATAAGGGCCGGCTGCTCGAAGCCGATCGCGTCACCTATGATCGCGACACGGGACGCATCCGCGCCGAAGGCCATGCCCGCCTGACTGAGGCGGACGGTGCGGTGGAGCGCGCCGAGAGCTTCGATCTGACCGACGACTTCAAGAACGGGTTCATCCAGAGTCTGCAGGCTGACACCGCGGACAACACGCATTTCGGGGCGCCCTACGCCGAGCGGCGCGGGGACGCGAGCAGTCAGGAGACCATCTTCGATCACGGGACCTACACGGCCTGCGACGCCTGTAAGGACGATCCTTCGAAGCCGCGGCTGTGGCAGATTCACGCCAAGCGGATCATCCACGACGGCGTCGAGAAGATGATCTACTACGAGGACGCGACCCTCGAGTTTCTCGACTTCCCGGTCGCCTACATGCCCTATTGGTCATCGCCTGATCCGACCGTGAAGCGCAAGAGCGGTCTACTCATGCCGACCGAAACTTACGGCAGCTACGTCGGATATGGTTTTGGCGTGCCGATTTACTGGGCGATCTCGCCCAACGCGGATCTGACCGTCACGCCGACGTATTTCACGAAGCAGGGCCCGCTCCTCAAGGGCGAGTATCGGCAGCGCTTCGAGACGGGATCGTTCAGCATCCTCGCGGAGGGGACGAAGCCGAACGATCGCGGCGCGTTTCCCTCGCCGCCCTACGGCGCCTCGAACCTCAAATATCGCGGGGCCGTGGAGAGCCGAGGCGAGTTCTATCCCAACGATTATTGGAAGTTTGGGTGGGACGTGACCGCGCTCTCGGATCGATACTTCCTGCAAGACTATAGGCAGTGGAACCCGCTCTACGGAAACCTGTTCTTTAAAGAGCGGTCGTCGACCGTCTATCTGACCGGACAGGGCGACCGCAGCTGGTTTGACATGCGGGCCTACTATTTCCAGGGCCTCTCGCCCAACGACCTGCAGGCGCAGCTCCCGACGGCGCATCCGATCACCGACTATAACCGCGCCTTCGACGTCGATCCTTACAAGACGATGGGGATTGGCGGACAGGTCACCCTCGACGCCAATTTCACCAGCACCTCGGCGCAAATCGCGGACTATGAGTCGATCCAGCCGCGCACGCTCGACAAGTTCAACGGTCTCTACACGGTGTGCTCGATCTATTCGCCGACGCCCAATCGCGCGAACAGCACCTGTCTGCTGCGCGGCATCGGCGGCAATTACGAATCGGGCACCGTCGAGGCGTCTTGGAAGCGCAGGGCCATCGACCCTGTTGGCGGCGTTTGGACGCCCTTCGCTTTCGCGCGCTTCTCCGGCTCCTACCTCAACTACAACACGACCGACACCGCGCCGGTTTACAACGCGACGCTGCAGCCGATCCCCAACGCTGCGCAGGGCCTGTTCGTGAACGGGGCTGACAACTCCTTCAACGGTCAGGTGACGCCGGGAGCCGGCGTCGAGTGGCGCTATCCCCTGATCGCCCGCAGCGCGGCCGGCGCTCTCGTGCTCGAGCCCATCGCGCAGGTCATCGCCCGGCCCAACCAGTCGTCGATTCCCTCTCTCGTGAACATGGACGCGCAGAGCCTCGTTTTCGACGACACCAATCTGTTCGAGTGGAGCAAATTCTCCGGCTATAACCGCTTCGAGACCGGAACGCGCGCCAACTACGGAGGGCAGGGAACCTTCACGCTGAATAACGGCGGTTACGTCAACGCTCTGATCGGTCAATCGGCTCAGCTCGCCGGGCAGAATTCCTATGCGACGGCCGACGCCGCAAACGTGGGTCTCTCCTCCGGGCTGGACCATCGCGTCTCGGACATCGTCGGTCGCCTCGTCGTCTCGCCCATCAGCCCGATCACCTTCACCGCCAAGGCGCTTTTCGATCCAGCGACCTTCGCCGCACGGCGCGTGGACGGCTTCGCTTCCATAAAGCTCGATCCGATGTCCTTCGACGTGCACTACGCCAACTACGAGGCGCAGCCCCTCATCGGCTTCGACAAGCGTCGTCAGGGATTGGCTTTCAACGCCAAATACAACCTGACCAAGAATTACTTTGTTTCTGGCACGGTCACCTTCGACATGAGCCGCTATCTATATAACGGCCTCACCCTCTATCCCACGCTCTACACGACCTATACAGGCATCAATCTGCAGGGCACCGCGCCGGTGTTCTCGGTGGCCGCGCTGGGCTTCGGCGGGGGATATCAAGACGAATGCACGACATTCCTCGTCAATTATACGTCCAACTATACGACGCAGACGAATACAGGCCTGCCCGCGCGCAATCAGACGGTGATGGTCAGCCTTCAGCTCCGCACGCTCGGAGCCATCAACTTCAATCAGTCGCTCGGAACCTTTACGATGAACGACGGCGTGCGCTCGCAGCCGTGA
- the lptG gene encoding LPS export ABC transporter permease LptG encodes MIGATLSLYFAKRFLKTILAIFVTIFCLMFVIGFVELLRRTRDNPDVGTGMVALMSIMRAPNAAESILPFAVLFAAMATFVDLTRKLELVVARAAGVSVWQFLAPPVVVAFLLGVFSVGFYNPISATLKQRSDELEFQLFGVAGSVRLDHSLWLREHGVDGLAIIHAMNAAQGLTSLDSVSVDSYAPDGSFLERIEATHGQLLPGAWLLTGARVTMPGEATAAYDNYLLATDLTPEELAKTTAPPQGVPFWGLPGLTEQTLAAGLDARGYMLQFQRLLARPLLLVAMVLVAASFSLRFFRFGGVARTLAGGVAAGFVLYIVTEVFSDLGGAGTISPSLAAWSPALVGSMLGTLSLLHSEDG; translated from the coding sequence ATGATCGGCGCGACGCTTTCGCTCTATTTCGCCAAGCGCTTCTTGAAGACCATCTTGGCGATCTTCGTCACGATTTTCTGTCTGATGTTCGTGATCGGCTTCGTCGAGCTTTTGCGCCGCACCCGCGACAATCCCGACGTCGGAACAGGCATGGTCGCCTTAATGTCGATCATGCGGGCGCCAAATGCGGCCGAGTCGATCCTGCCTTTCGCCGTGCTTTTCGCGGCGATGGCGACCTTCGTCGACCTCACCCGCAAGCTGGAGCTCGTCGTCGCCCGGGCGGCCGGCGTCTCAGTCTGGCAATTTCTGGCGCCGCCGGTCGTTGTCGCTTTCCTGCTCGGGGTGTTCTCAGTCGGGTTCTACAACCCGATATCAGCGACCTTAAAGCAGCGCTCCGACGAGCTGGAGTTCCAGCTTTTCGGGGTCGCGGGCAGCGTGCGCCTGGACCACAGCCTGTGGTTGCGGGAGCACGGGGTCGACGGGCTGGCGATCATTCACGCCATGAACGCCGCGCAGGGCTTGACCTCGCTCGACAGCGTCAGCGTCGATTCCTATGCGCCCGACGGCTCGTTCCTCGAACGGATCGAGGCCACACATGGACAGCTTCTGCCGGGCGCCTGGCTTCTGACGGGCGCCCGCGTCACCATGCCGGGCGAGGCGACCGCCGCTTACGACAATTACCTCTTAGCCACGGATTTGACGCCAGAGGAGCTCGCCAAGACGACCGCGCCTCCACAGGGCGTGCCTTTTTGGGGCTTGCCGGGTCTGACCGAACAGACGCTGGCCGCGGGCCTCGACGCCCGCGGCTATATGCTGCAGTTCCAGCGCCTTCTGGCCCGGCCGCTGCTCCTCGTCGCCATGGTCCTTGTAGCCGCTTCATTTTCATTAAGATTTTTTCGATTTGGCGGCGTCGCCAGGACTCTCGCGGGTGGCGTTGCGGCTGGGTTCGTGCTTTATATCGTTACGGAAGTCTTTTCCGATCTCGGAGGCGCGGGGACGATAAGCCCCTCGCTGGCCGCGTGGTCGCCGGCGTTGGTGGGAAGCATGCTGGGCACATTGTCGCTTCTTCACTCGGAAGACGGCTGA